In Streptomyces sp. NBC_01439, the following are encoded in one genomic region:
- a CDS encoding MFS transporter — protein sequence MTEQTLAPRTAEHDAAGTPARAPGKAAWTTLVVVGVAQLMVMLDSTVVNVALPSIGAQLPADQTALQWTISGYVLVLGSLLLFGGRVSDVLGRRRTFLTGLTVFAVASVLCGIAGNQELLVVGRAVQGAGAALLSAAALSIILAVYQDEEQRKIALTAWSGLGVIGATIGVVLGGLIVTAISWRWAFLINIPVSIAAGIGALRSMPALDTSSGRKLRLPSAIVSTAGLAALSFGLIRLHEGFGDRNAWISIGAAAVLLAAVTFMEIGRVDPLLPLHLLRKPTYWLSSVGLLLVAAVMISSSFLASMYFQRVHEMSAFVTGLSLLPMGLAALVVALVAPSLVNALGPGGTYAAGAALHVVGTGILAAGTSSVALTAFALAVIGAGLPACYVPLFAIGTSHVEVAESGVGSGLLNTFNETGAALGIAVIGTVLATSVDGRLDDGGSVADATTAGVGNGFLALTVCSGTAVVIALVLRSLTRAPEGADA from the coding sequence GTGACCGAGCAGACGCTGGCGCCCCGAACGGCCGAGCATGACGCGGCGGGAACACCCGCACGGGCCCCCGGCAAGGCCGCCTGGACCACTCTGGTGGTGGTCGGCGTCGCCCAGTTGATGGTCATGCTGGACTCGACGGTCGTGAACGTGGCCCTGCCCTCGATCGGGGCACAGCTGCCCGCGGATCAGACGGCCCTGCAGTGGACGATCAGCGGGTACGTCCTGGTGCTCGGCAGCCTGCTGCTCTTCGGTGGGCGCGTCTCCGACGTCCTCGGACGCCGCCGCACCTTCCTCACCGGCCTCACCGTCTTCGCCGTGGCCTCCGTGCTCTGCGGCATCGCGGGCAACCAGGAACTGCTCGTCGTGGGCCGCGCCGTCCAGGGCGCCGGAGCCGCACTGCTTTCCGCCGCCGCCCTGTCGATCATCTTGGCGGTCTACCAGGACGAGGAGCAGCGCAAGATCGCACTGACCGCCTGGAGCGGCCTCGGCGTGATCGGCGCGACCATCGGCGTGGTGCTCGGCGGGCTCATCGTCACGGCGATCAGCTGGCGCTGGGCCTTCCTGATCAACATCCCGGTCAGCATCGCGGCCGGCATCGGCGCCCTGCGCAGCATGCCCGCCCTCGACACGAGCAGCGGCCGCAAGCTGCGGCTGCCGTCGGCGATCGTGTCCACCGCCGGACTGGCCGCCCTGTCCTTCGGACTGATCCGACTGCACGAGGGGTTCGGCGACCGGAACGCCTGGATCAGCATCGGCGCCGCCGCGGTCCTGCTCGCCGCGGTCACGTTCATGGAGATCGGCCGGGTCGACCCGCTGCTCCCGCTGCACCTGCTGCGCAAGCCCACCTACTGGCTGTCCAGCGTCGGCCTGCTCCTCGTGGCCGCCGTGATGATCAGCAGCTCCTTCCTGGCCAGCATGTACTTCCAGCGGGTCCACGAGATGAGCGCCTTCGTCACCGGCCTCTCACTGCTCCCCATGGGCCTGGCCGCCCTCGTGGTCGCGCTGGTCGCGCCGTCACTGGTCAACGCCCTGGGCCCGGGCGGAACGTACGCGGCCGGGGCGGCCCTGCACGTGGTCGGCACGGGCATCCTTGCGGCCGGCACCAGCAGCGTCGCGCTCACCGCGTTCGCGCTGGCCGTGATCGGCGCCGGTCTGCCCGCCTGCTACGTCCCGCTCTTCGCCATCGGCACCTCGCACGTCGAGGTGGCGGAGTCCGGTGTCGGCTCCGGCCTGCTCAACACCTTCAACGAGACCGGCGCCGCCCTCGGCATCGCCGTCATCGGCACCGTCCTCGCCACCTCGGTCGACGGCCGTCTCGACGACGGCGGTTCGGTCGCGGACGCGACCACCGCGGGTGTCGGCAACGGCTTCCTGGCCCTGACCGTGTGCTCCGGCACCGCCGTCGTGATCGCGCTCGTGCTGCGGTCGCTGACCCGCGCTCCCGAAGGCGCCGACGCCTGA
- a CDS encoding class I SAM-dependent methyltransferase gives MATPKPETLAAFEAAKGFMPVREGLALYEAATAAGALGLPLLEVGTYCGRSTILLADAAREAGVPAITVDHHRGSEEQQPGWEYHDPTVVDPEVGLMDTLPTFRRTLHKAGLEDHVIAIVGRSPQVAAAWGGKLGFVFIDGGHTDEHASGDYEGWAPHVAEGGTLVIHDVFPDPADGGQAPYRIYLRALASGAFEEISVTDSLRVLRRTGAGI, from the coding sequence ATGGCCACCCCCAAGCCGGAGACCCTCGCCGCCTTCGAGGCCGCCAAGGGGTTCATGCCCGTACGCGAGGGCCTCGCCCTGTACGAGGCGGCCACGGCCGCCGGGGCGCTCGGGCTGCCGCTGCTGGAGGTCGGCACGTACTGCGGCCGCTCCACCATCCTGCTGGCCGACGCCGCGCGCGAGGCCGGCGTGCCGGCGATCACCGTCGACCACCACCGGGGCAGCGAGGAGCAGCAGCCGGGCTGGGAGTACCACGACCCGACGGTCGTGGACCCGGAGGTCGGGCTGATGGACACCCTGCCGACCTTCCGCCGGACCCTGCACAAGGCCGGGCTGGAGGACCACGTGATCGCGATCGTCGGCCGGTCCCCGCAGGTCGCGGCGGCCTGGGGCGGCAAGCTCGGCTTCGTCTTCATTGACGGCGGCCACACGGACGAGCACGCGAGCGGCGACTACGAGGGCTGGGCCCCGCACGTCGCGGAGGGCGGCACGCTCGTCATCCACGACGTCTTCCCGGACCCGGCAGACGGCGGCCAGGCCCCGTACCGGATCTACCTGCGGGCCCTTGCCTCGGGCGCCTTCGAGGAGATCTCCGTCACCGACTCGCTGCGCGTCCTGCGGCGCACGGGCGCCGGCATCTAA
- a CDS encoding prenyltransferase produces MSSPGRTEHLVLDGVLTAEEAALTVAGILAAQRADGAIPWFRGHHLDPWDHTEAAMALDAAGEHEAAERAYAWLARHQNQDGSWYAAYADRPDGVDTAEPQDASRESNFTAYIAVGVWHHYLSTGDDTFLDRMWPAVYAAVECVLTLQQPGGEIGWKREADGTAVTDALLTGSSSIHQALRCALAIAEHREEPQPDWELAAGALRHAIRRHPERFLDKNHYSMDWYYPVLGGALTGSEAKARIDGRWDEFVVPDLGVRCVLPNPWVTGGESCELALALWATGESDRALEILRSITHLRADNGMYWTGYVFQDEAVWPVEQTTWTAGSLLLAVAALGGDEATTEVFGGTSLPSGLEPDCCG; encoded by the coding sequence GTGAGCTCGCCGGGGCGCACCGAACACCTGGTCCTGGACGGCGTGCTGACGGCCGAGGAAGCCGCCCTGACGGTGGCGGGGATCCTCGCCGCGCAGCGCGCCGACGGCGCCATACCGTGGTTCCGCGGGCACCACCTCGACCCGTGGGACCACACCGAGGCCGCGATGGCGCTCGACGCGGCCGGCGAGCACGAGGCGGCGGAGCGCGCCTACGCGTGGCTGGCCCGGCACCAGAACCAGGACGGTTCCTGGTACGCGGCCTACGCCGACCGGCCGGACGGCGTGGACACCGCGGAGCCGCAGGACGCGAGCCGCGAGAGCAACTTCACCGCGTACATAGCCGTCGGCGTGTGGCACCACTACCTCTCCACCGGCGACGACACCTTCCTCGACCGCATGTGGCCGGCCGTCTACGCGGCCGTGGAGTGCGTCCTGACGCTCCAGCAGCCCGGCGGCGAGATCGGCTGGAAGCGGGAGGCGGACGGCACGGCCGTCACCGACGCCCTCCTCACCGGCTCCTCCTCCATCCACCAGGCGCTGCGCTGCGCGCTGGCCATCGCCGAGCACCGCGAGGAACCGCAGCCCGACTGGGAGCTCGCGGCGGGCGCGCTGCGGCACGCCATCCGGCGGCACCCGGAGCGGTTCCTCGACAAGAACCACTACTCGATGGACTGGTACTACCCGGTCCTCGGCGGGGCCCTGACCGGCTCGGAGGCCAAAGCGCGCATCGACGGGCGCTGGGACGAGTTCGTGGTCCCGGACCTGGGCGTGCGCTGCGTGCTGCCCAACCCGTGGGTGACGGGCGGCGAGTCCTGCGAGCTGGCGCTCGCGCTGTGGGCGACGGGCGAGTCGGACCGGGCGCTGGAGATCCTGCGCTCGATCACCCACCTGCGCGCCGACAACGGCATGTACTGGACGGGGTACGTGTTCCAGGACGAGGCCGTCTGGCCGGTGGAGCAGACCACCTGGACGGCCGGGTCGCTGCTGCTCGCCGTCGCGGCGCTCGGCGGGGACGAGGCCACCACCGAGGTGTTCGGCGGGACCTCGCTCCCGTCCGGGCTGGAGCCGGACTGCTGCGGGTGA
- a CDS encoding alpha/beta fold hydrolase, which yields MSAYLSDSAQTSYVQGPTTRFAYRRFGTGRGVPLVLALRFRGTVDHWDPAFLEVLAAARDVIVFDNAGCGLSSGRTPDTIAAMAEGAVEFIEALGLPRVDLLGWSMGGAVVQAVALRRPELVRRLVVAASGPGGVPDTPAAPDRVWEVAGKPVNDDEDFLYLFFPDTPAARAAGLASLRRLDTRLGASAATVRPEGVGAQAAALGRWGRGEGAAWERLGEIAHPVLAAAGAHDVMVHAYATYAMSQRLADSKVVIYGDAGHGFLFQHPEEFGGEVLRFLAE from the coding sequence ATGTCCGCGTACCTGTCCGACTCGGCGCAGACCTCGTACGTCCAGGGCCCGACCACCCGCTTCGCCTACCGCCGGTTCGGCACCGGCCGCGGGGTGCCGCTGGTGCTGGCCCTGCGGTTCCGCGGGACCGTCGACCACTGGGACCCCGCCTTCCTGGAGGTCCTGGCGGCCGCGCGGGACGTCATCGTCTTCGACAACGCCGGCTGCGGCCTCTCCTCGGGCCGGACCCCGGACACCATCGCCGCGATGGCCGAGGGGGCCGTCGAGTTCATCGAGGCGCTGGGTCTGCCGCGGGTGGACCTGCTGGGCTGGTCGATGGGGGGCGCGGTCGTGCAGGCCGTCGCACTGCGGCGCCCGGAGCTCGTCCGGCGGCTCGTCGTGGCCGCGAGCGGCCCTGGTGGCGTTCCCGACACCCCGGCGGCGCCGGACCGGGTGTGGGAGGTCGCGGGGAAGCCCGTCAACGACGACGAGGACTTCCTCTACCTCTTCTTCCCCGACACCCCGGCCGCGCGCGCCGCCGGTCTGGCCTCGCTGCGCCGCCTCGACACCCGGCTCGGCGCATCCGCAGCCACCGTGCGCCCCGAGGGCGTCGGCGCGCAGGCCGCCGCGCTCGGCCGGTGGGGACGGGGGGAGGGCGCCGCTTGGGAGCGGCTCGGGGAGATCGCACACCCGGTGCTAGCGGCGGCCGGGGCCCACGACGTCATGGTCCACGCGTACGCCACGTACGCCATGTCCCAGCGGCTGGCGGACTCGAAGGTCGTCATCTACGGGGACGCCGGACACGGCTTCCTGTTCCAGCACCCCGAGGAGTTCGGGGGCGAGGTCCTCCGCTTCCTGGCGGAGTGA
- a CDS encoding LLM class F420-dependent oxidoreductase gives MRLGLALGYWGRGPSPAHLDLATEAENLGYHSVWTAEAWGSDAFTPLTWIAAHTSRIRLGTAIAQMAARTPTATAMHALTLDHLSGGRMMLGLGLSGPQVVEGWYGRPFPSSPLTATREYVDVIRQVLRREAPVELDGRFHGHPYRGADATGIGKPLKPITHPLRADLPVLLGAEGPKNIAQTTRIADGWLPLYWSPTRTDVYRASLTDLPEGFMIAPMARAKVCDDVAEGLLPVKAMLGFYIGGMGHAARNFHADLMARMGYEEEARRIQELFLAGRKEEAVLAVPDAFADEISLIGPRERIAERLDLWRKGPVTDLLLTAPDPHTLRVLAELNG, from the coding sequence ATGCGCCTCGGACTCGCACTCGGCTACTGGGGCCGCGGCCCCTCCCCCGCCCACCTCGACCTCGCCACCGAGGCCGAGAACCTCGGCTACCACTCGGTGTGGACCGCCGAAGCCTGGGGCTCCGACGCCTTCACCCCGCTGACCTGGATCGCCGCGCACACCTCGCGGATCCGCCTCGGCACGGCCATCGCGCAGATGGCCGCCCGCACCCCGACCGCCACGGCCATGCACGCCCTGACCCTGGACCACCTCTCCGGCGGCCGGATGATGCTCGGCCTCGGCCTGTCCGGACCGCAGGTCGTCGAGGGCTGGTACGGGCGCCCCTTCCCCTCCTCACCGCTCACCGCCACCCGCGAGTACGTGGACGTCATCCGCCAGGTACTGCGCCGCGAGGCCCCGGTGGAGCTCGACGGCCGCTTCCACGGCCACCCGTACCGGGGCGCCGACGCCACCGGAATCGGCAAACCCCTGAAGCCCATCACCCACCCGCTGCGGGCGGACCTGCCGGTGCTGCTCGGCGCGGAGGGCCCGAAGAACATCGCCCAGACCACCCGGATCGCAGACGGCTGGCTCCCCCTGTACTGGTCCCCGACCCGCACCGACGTCTACCGGGCCTCCCTCACCGACCTCCCCGAGGGCTTCATGATCGCGCCGATGGCCCGCGCCAAGGTCTGTGACGACGTCGCGGAGGGACTGCTCCCGGTCAAGGCGATGCTCGGCTTCTACATCGGCGGCATGGGCCACGCGGCCCGCAACTTCCACGCCGACCTGATGGCCCGCATGGGCTACGAGGAGGAGGCCCGCCGCATCCAGGAGCTGTTCCTCGCGGGCCGCAAGGAGGAGGCGGTCCTGGCCGTACCGGACGCCTTCGCCGACGAGATCTCGCTCATCGGCCCCCGGGAACGGATCGCGGAACGCCTGGACCTCTGGCGCAAGGGCCCGGTCACCGACCTCCTCCTGACGGCCCCGGACCCCCACACCCTGCGCGTCCTGGCGGAGCTCAACGGCTGA
- a CDS encoding class I SAM-dependent methyltransferase: MLTVDFSRFPLAAGDRVLDLGCGAGRHAFECYRRGAQVVAVDRNGEEIREVAKWFAAMKEAGEAPAGATATAMEGDALALPFPDDSFDVVIISEVMEHIPDDKGVLAEMVRVLKPGGRIAITVPRYGPEKICWALSDAYHEVEGGHIRIYKADELLGKMKAAGLKPYGTHHAHGLHSPYWWLKCAFGVDNDKALPVKAYHKLLVWDIMKKPLATRLAEQALNPLIGKSFVAYATKPHLPVSAAQ; encoded by the coding sequence GTGCTGACCGTCGATTTCTCCCGGTTCCCGCTCGCCGCAGGCGACCGCGTACTCGACCTGGGCTGCGGCGCAGGCCGGCACGCCTTCGAGTGCTACCGGAGAGGCGCCCAGGTGGTCGCCGTCGACCGCAACGGCGAGGAGATCCGCGAGGTCGCCAAGTGGTTCGCAGCGATGAAGGAGGCCGGTGAGGCCCCCGCCGGGGCCACCGCCACCGCCATGGAGGGCGACGCGCTCGCCCTGCCCTTCCCCGACGACTCCTTCGACGTCGTCATCATCTCCGAGGTGATGGAGCACATCCCCGACGACAAGGGCGTGCTCGCCGAGATGGTCCGCGTGCTCAAGCCCGGCGGGCGCATCGCCATCACCGTGCCGCGCTACGGCCCCGAGAAGATCTGCTGGGCGCTCTCCGACGCCTACCACGAGGTCGAAGGCGGCCACATCCGCATTTACAAGGCGGACGAGCTGCTCGGCAAGATGAAGGCCGCGGGCCTCAAGCCGTACGGCACCCACCACGCGCACGGGCTGCACTCCCCGTACTGGTGGCTCAAGTGCGCCTTCGGCGTCGACAACGACAAGGCACTGCCCGTCAAGGCGTACCACAAGCTCCTGGTCTGGGACATCATGAAGAAGCCGCTGGCCACGCGGCTCGCCGAGCAGGCCCTGAACCCGCTCATAGGAAAGAGCTTCGTGGCGTACGCGACCAAGCCCCACCTCCCCGTCAGCGCGGCCCAGTGA
- a CDS encoding MarR family winged helix-turn-helix transcriptional regulator, translating to MTETAALTDRWVAVTRACAQINQAAERVLAERHGLCASAFEIMDVMARADDWIRAGELSSRASRSQPQVSRLVAQMVGAGYVERKPCSSDRRGFDVRLTASGRELFSQSVVTMEAVLSEVAETSAEVRDVMGLTADR from the coding sequence GTGACAGAAACAGCAGCTCTCACCGACCGCTGGGTGGCCGTGACCCGCGCCTGTGCGCAGATCAACCAGGCCGCCGAGCGCGTGCTGGCCGAGCGCCACGGCCTGTGCGCCAGCGCCTTCGAGATCATGGACGTGATGGCGCGCGCCGACGACTGGATCCGGGCGGGGGAGCTCAGTTCCCGCGCGTCCCGCAGCCAGCCCCAGGTCTCGCGCCTGGTGGCCCAGATGGTCGGTGCGGGCTATGTCGAGCGAAAGCCGTGCTCCAGCGACCGGCGGGGGTTCGACGTCCGGCTCACGGCGTCCGGCCGGGAGCTCTTCTCGCAGTCCGTCGTCACCATGGAGGCGGTGCTGAGCGAGGTGGCCGAAACCAGCGCAGAGGTGCGGGACGTCATGGGGCTGACCGCCGACCGCTGA
- a CDS encoding winged helix-turn-helix transcriptional regulator: MLARDYETQVCSIARALEVIGERWSLLIVRSVMQGHRRFDALQGELGITRSVLTDRLRRLEAEGVLERRPYQTRPERFDYVLTAKGLALWPALNHLMQWGDRYYPEVDGPPVVIEHTGCGGGPDTHQLCDRCGARLGPTNITSRPGRTTRP; the protein is encoded by the coding sequence ATGCTCGCCCGCGATTACGAGACCCAGGTGTGTTCCATCGCCCGCGCCCTCGAGGTGATCGGCGAACGCTGGTCGCTGCTGATCGTGCGCAGCGTCATGCAGGGCCACCGGCGCTTCGACGCGCTCCAGGGCGAACTCGGCATCACCCGCAGCGTCCTGACCGACCGGCTGCGCCGACTGGAGGCCGAGGGCGTGCTGGAGCGACGTCCGTACCAGACCCGGCCGGAACGCTTCGACTACGTCCTGACGGCGAAGGGCCTGGCCCTGTGGCCCGCCCTGAACCACCTGATGCAGTGGGGCGACCGCTACTACCCGGAGGTGGACGGGCCTCCGGTGGTCATCGAACACACGGGCTGCGGCGGCGGTCCCGACACCCACCAGCTCTGCGACCGGTGCGGCGCGCGCCTCGGCCCCACGAACATCACGAGCCGACCGGGCCGCACGACCCGCCCCTGA
- a CDS encoding glycosyltransferase family 4 protein — MTAEAMVTSPFAGSAADGDRPLRIALLTYKGNPFCGGQGVYVRHLARELVQLGHAVEVIGAQPYPVLDTGATLTELPSLDLYRSPDPFRTPARDEYRDWIDAVEVATMWTGGFPEPLTFSLRARRHLAARAGDFDVIHDNQTLGYGLLADLGAPLVTTIHHPITVDRQLDLDAAQGRLKRASVRRWYGFTRMQGRVARRLPSVLTVSGSSKQEIAQHLGVRDERIHVVHIGADTDLWSPDPSVAEVPGRIVTTSSADVPLKGLVYLVEALAKLRTEQPQAHLVVVGKRAEQGPVARAIETYGLQDAVRFVKGITDAELVDLYRSAQIACVPSLYEGFSLPAAEAMATGTPLVATTGGAIPEVAGPDGETCLAVPPGDAGALAGALGRVLGDPELRARLGAAGRERVLTRFTWAAAARGTVAHYRAAIEQAAAAPTRRAR, encoded by the coding sequence GTGACCGCTGAGGCCATGGTGACGAGCCCTTTCGCGGGTTCCGCCGCCGACGGCGACCGCCCGCTGCGCATCGCACTCCTCACCTATAAGGGGAACCCGTTCTGCGGCGGCCAGGGCGTCTACGTCCGCCACCTCGCGCGCGAACTCGTCCAACTGGGGCACGCCGTCGAGGTCATCGGCGCGCAGCCCTACCCCGTGCTCGACACCGGCGCCACGCTCACCGAGCTCCCGAGCCTGGACCTGTACCGCAGCCCGGATCCCTTCCGCACGCCGGCGCGCGACGAGTACCGGGACTGGATCGACGCCGTCGAGGTCGCCACCATGTGGACCGGCGGCTTCCCCGAGCCCCTGACCTTCTCGCTGCGCGCCCGCCGCCACCTGGCCGCGCGCGCAGGTGACTTCGACGTCATCCACGACAACCAGACGCTCGGGTACGGCCTCCTCGCCGACCTCGGCGCCCCGCTGGTCACCACGATCCACCACCCCATCACCGTCGACCGCCAGCTCGACCTCGACGCCGCGCAGGGCCGGCTGAAGCGGGCCTCCGTGCGCCGCTGGTACGGCTTCACCCGCATGCAGGGCCGCGTCGCCCGCCGACTGCCGTCCGTGCTCACCGTCTCCGGGTCCTCCAAGCAGGAGATCGCCCAGCACCTGGGCGTCCGGGACGAGCGCATCCACGTCGTGCACATCGGCGCCGACACCGACCTGTGGTCGCCGGACCCGTCCGTCGCCGAGGTGCCCGGCCGCATCGTCACCACCTCCAGCGCCGACGTGCCGCTCAAGGGGCTCGTGTACCTCGTCGAGGCGCTCGCCAAGCTGCGCACCGAGCAGCCGCAGGCGCACCTCGTCGTCGTCGGCAAGCGCGCCGAGCAGGGCCCCGTCGCCCGCGCCATCGAGACGTACGGCCTCCAGGACGCGGTCCGCTTCGTCAAGGGCATCACCGACGCCGAGCTCGTCGACCTCTACCGCAGCGCCCAGATCGCCTGCGTGCCCTCCCTCTACGAAGGCTTCTCGCTCCCGGCCGCCGAAGCCATGGCCACCGGCACCCCGCTCGTCGCCACCACCGGCGGCGCGATCCCCGAGGTCGCCGGACCCGACGGCGAGACCTGCCTCGCGGTGCCCCCGGGCGACGCGGGCGCGCTGGCCGGCGCACTGGGCCGGGTGCTGGGCGATCCGGAGCTGCGGGCCCGCCTCGGCGCCGCCGGGCGCGAACGGGTCCTGACCCGGTTCACCTGGGCCGCGGCCGCCCGCGGTACCGTCGCGCACTACCGCGCCGCCATCGAGCAGGCCGCCGCCGCCCCTACCCGCCGGGCGCGCTGA
- a CDS encoding TetR family transcriptional regulator, whose protein sequence is MTAEVKAVTTSASPPLTERQEARRRRILHASAQLASRGGFDAVQMREVAEAAGVALGTLYRYFPSKVHLLVATMQDQLQHMHTTLRKRPPAGDDPATRVAETLMRAFRALQREPQLADAMVRALTFADRSVSPEVDTVSRLTTAIILDAMGLEKPPTAEQLSAVRVIEHTWHSALITWLSGRASIAQVKIDIETVCRLIDLTSPEKA, encoded by the coding sequence ATGACAGCGGAAGTGAAGGCCGTCACCACATCGGCGTCGCCTCCCCTGACGGAGCGCCAGGAGGCCCGCCGCCGCCGGATTCTGCACGCCAGCGCCCAGCTGGCCAGCAGGGGCGGATTCGACGCCGTCCAGATGCGCGAGGTCGCGGAGGCGGCGGGCGTCGCCCTGGGCACGCTCTACCGCTACTTCCCCTCCAAGGTGCACCTGTTGGTCGCCACCATGCAGGACCAGCTCCAGCACATGCACACCACGCTGCGCAAGCGCCCGCCGGCCGGGGACGATCCCGCGACGCGGGTCGCGGAGACCCTGATGCGGGCCTTCCGCGCCCTCCAGCGGGAGCCGCAGCTGGCCGACGCGATGGTGCGGGCACTGACGTTCGCGGACCGGAGCGTGAGCCCCGAGGTGGACACGGTGTCCCGACTGACCACGGCGATCATCCTGGACGCGATGGGCCTGGAGAAGCCGCCGACGGCGGAGCAGCTGTCGGCGGTCCGGGTCATCGAGCACACCTGGCACTCGGCGCTGATCACGTGGCTTTCCGGCCGCGCGTCGATCGCCCAGGTCAAGATCGACATCGAAACGGTGTGCCGCCTGATCGACCTGACGTCTCCGGAAAAGGCCTGA
- a CDS encoding N-acetylmuramoyl-L-alanine amidase has product MRNDNSPPPPESGSSIDPDRSWFTRRATLVVGVAALAPATLAGWVLTQAFAGTGSDGPSRSTPPSASHSTLSPGQRDSKPGSAPAEGASASTSASTSPSASQSTTAAAPAPARGPLAGKTVVVDPGHNAGNFEHTDEIDQQVDIGTGRKECDTTGTTTNAGYKEADFTLDVSRRLRTALEAQGAKVVLTHQADRPWGPCITERARIGNEAKADAVVSVHADGVSAGNRGFHVILPAKVKGGAADTAKIVGPSRELGERIAGNFARTTGSAPANYLGSGTGLVVRDDLGGLNLSTQPKVFIECGNMRDAKDAAQLTSPEWRQKAAQGIADGIVGFLGG; this is encoded by the coding sequence GTGCGCAACGACAACAGCCCCCCGCCCCCCGAGTCCGGCTCCTCCATCGACCCGGACCGGTCCTGGTTCACCCGACGCGCCACGCTCGTCGTCGGGGTTGCCGCGCTCGCCCCGGCCACTCTGGCGGGCTGGGTCCTGACCCAGGCGTTCGCCGGGACGGGGTCCGACGGACCGTCCCGCTCGACGCCGCCGTCCGCCTCGCACTCGACCCTGTCGCCGGGCCAGCGGGACTCGAAGCCGGGCTCCGCGCCCGCCGAGGGCGCGAGCGCAAGTACCAGCGCGAGCACGAGCCCCAGCGCCAGTCAGAGCACCACCGCGGCCGCACCCGCACCCGCCAGGGGCCCGCTCGCCGGCAAGACCGTGGTCGTCGACCCCGGTCACAACGCCGGGAACTTCGAGCACACCGACGAGATCGACCAGCAGGTCGACATCGGCACGGGCCGCAAGGAGTGCGACACGACCGGCACCACCACGAACGCAGGTTACAAGGAGGCCGACTTCACCCTCGACGTCTCCCGGCGCCTGCGGACCGCCCTTGAGGCCCAGGGGGCCAAGGTGGTCCTCACCCACCAGGCCGACCGCCCGTGGGGGCCCTGCATCACCGAGCGCGCCCGCATCGGCAACGAGGCGAAGGCCGACGCCGTCGTGTCCGTCCACGCCGACGGGGTCTCGGCGGGCAACCGGGGCTTCCACGTCATCCTCCCGGCCAAGGTCAAGGGCGGCGCCGCGGACACCGCGAAGATCGTCGGACCGTCCCGGGAGCTGGGCGAGCGGATCGCCGGGAACTTCGCCCGCACCACCGGCTCCGCGCCCGCCAACTACCTGGGCAGCGGTACCGGTTTGGTCGTCCGTGACGACCTCGGCGGACTGAACCTGTCAACCCAGCCCAAGGTGTTCATCGAATGCGGCAACATGCGTGACGCCAAGGACGCGGCGCAACTGACGAGTCCGGAGTGGCGGCAGAAGGCGGCTCAGGGCATCGCGGACGGCATCGTCGGATTCCTCGGCGGGTAG